A DNA window from Trypanosoma brucei brucei TREU927 chromosome 10, whole genome shotgun sequence contains the following coding sequences:
- a CDS encoding hypothetical protein, conserved (possible eukaryotic translation initiation factor 3 gamma subunit) has product MMGDAGSFCKRGPEDFKVGVPDNAVRSEGRITLGDYVMITGGGMKRIVHVQAGGKLRLGSSGSVQLDKLAGVRFGEVVYYDPRSRVFVPTNDYPDLDITTLEEHIEDGRDNRHLVDENKSQVLSNEEIAEMRREKGVDVFLNTLVEKSATFHAKTAYSQEKYLRKKKKRYGVLYKIERVTPDGVAETYLPTINPTDVEPESRVLRLRADTLALILHHSDVHSGSRVIVYDKTNGHLEAALLTRLGSDGIIFQIMDRTAQPNMFPSQTMGIENVRELWKAVPRNAAFLRGEEDTENEEKATEKVNKRGKEGGSEVSQWLRGIDARRMLQERPADSLIIVDDEDDAPAALDDLLPFVALNGHIVVHSPFLEDLTALFTKLRGECVNICISEVWCRHHQVLPNRTHPTVRMSTASGYLLTAIKVNESTINCSGAGAPQSPIEEVTPSVPAEVPAVDGRLSRKHPRAQENGEQEGNLSDS; this is encoded by the coding sequence ATGATGGGTGATGCTGGTAGTTTCTGCAAGCGTGGTCCCGAAGACTTTAAAGTTGGAGTACCGGACAACGCAGTCCGTTCCGAGGGCCGTATCACGTTGGGTGACTACGTCATGATCACTGGTGGTGGTATGAAGCGTATTGTGCATGTGCAGGCGGGTGGTAAACTTCGTCTTGGGAGCTCTGGGTCTGTGCAGCTTGACAAGCTTGCTGGTGTGCGGTTTGGTGAGGTGGTTTACTATGACCCGAGGAGTCGTGTTTTTGTCCCCACCAACGATTACCCAGATCTCGACATTACAACCTTGGAGGAGCACATCGAAGACGGTAGGGACAACCGGCACTTAGTTGACGAAAATAAAAGTCAAGTTTTATCTAACGAAGAGATTGCGGAGATGCGTCGAGAAAAGGGTGTGGATGTGTTTCTCAATACCCTTGTTGAAAAGAGTGCGACGTTCCACGCCAAAACCGCGTACTCGCAGGAGAAATACTTGCGTAAGAAGAAGAAGCGCTACGGTGTTCTTTACAAAATTGAGCGTGTTACGCCCGATGGGGTGGCGGAGACATATTTGCCCACAATTAACCCGACAGACGTGGAACCCGAGTCGCGGGTGCTCAGGTTGCGTGCGGACACGCTGGCGCTGATTCTACATCACAGTGATGTACACAGTGGCAGCCGCGTTATCGTCTATGATAAAACTAATGGTCACCTCGAGGCGGCGTTGCTTACCCGCCTCGGTAGTGATGGTATAATATTCCAAATAATGGACCGAACGGCGCAACCTAACATGTTCCCTTCGCAAACGATGGGCATAGAGAACGTCCGGGAACTGTGGAAGGCGGTTCCCCGTAACgctgccttcttgcgcggggaAGAGGACACagagaatgaagaaaaggcgaCAGAGAAGGTTAATAAGAGGGgcaaggaggggggaagcgAGGTTTCTCAGTGGTTGCGTGGGATCGACGCCCGCCGCATGCTGCAGGAGCGGCCCGCCGATTCgcttattattgttgatGACGAAGATGACGCGCCGGCTGCACTCGACGATTTGTTGCCCTTTGTAGCATTGAATGGTCACATTGTTGTGCATAGCCCCTTTCTTGAAGATTTGACCGCGCTGTTTACGAAGCTTCGGGGAGAGTGTGTGAACATATGCATTTCCGAGGTATGGTGCCGCCATCATCAGGTACTTCCCAACCGCACTCACCCTACGGTTCGGATGAGCACAGCGAGCGGTTATCTGTTGACAGCGATTAAGGTAAACGAGAGTACCATTAACTGTAGTGGTGCTGGTGCACCACAGTCACCAATCGAAGAGGTGACCCCATCAGTTCCTGCGGAGGTTCCCGCGGTCGATGGGAGACTATCGCGTAAGCATCCAAGAGCTCAAGAAAACGGTGAACAAGAAGGAAATCTTTCAGACTCGTAG